Proteins encoded within one genomic window of Brassica rapa cultivar Chiifu-401-42 chromosome A09, CAAS_Brap_v3.01, whole genome shotgun sequence:
- the LOC103838300 gene encoding scarecrow-like protein 28 → MLAGCSSSSLLSPTRRLRSEAVAATVSVHFPMNTQRLDLPCSSSFSRKEPIERKSGGCSLKQSIKLPPLATTRGNTEGFSWNNDNNIVKKKKSLKRFAEENKVDKSCLSRVKRQRGGDDDHNRGFWFEHLTAQNSSQALPFSLTCSSDDYEEKVWFAPSEVISQPLQSNNPNWANSVITTELAGLGDKDIESSSRPAAVKEASGSSTSASSDSRHRVPEPTNGSRNQYSHRGGNTEERTINNNHMNDSQRDFELVNLLTGCLEAIRTRNIAAINHLIARTGELASPRGTTPMTRLISYYIEALALRVSRMWPHIFHIAPPREFERTLEDDDAWRFLNQATPIPKFIHYTANEMLLRAFEGKERVHIIDFDIKQGLQWPSFFQSLASRSNPPRHVRITGVGESKHELNETGDRLRGFAEAMNLPFEFHPVVDRLEDVRLWMLHVKEGEAVAVNCVMQIHKTLYDGAAFRNFVGLVRSTNPVAVVIAEQEAEHDSAQLETRVCNSLKYYSAVFDVMHTHLGADSLMRVKIEEVLFGREIRNIVAWEGSHRQERHVGFGQWRRMMEQLGFRSLGVSEREVLQSKMLLRMYGDGDEGFFNVERSAEEGDGGGVTLRWLEQPLYTISAWGIGGSSSF, encoded by the coding sequence ATGTTGGCAGGTTGTTCAAGTTCATCATTGTTGTCACCGACCCGAAGACTAAGGAGTGAAGCAGTAGCAGCAACAGTTTCAGTACATTTTCCCATGAACACACAGAGACTGGACTTACCCTGCAGCAGTAGCTTCTCCCGCAAGGAACCGATTGAGCGCAAGAGCGGTGGATGTTCCCTTAAGCAAAGCATAAAGCTTCCACCTTTGGCAACAACAAGAGGAAACACAGAAGGGTTTTCATGGAACAACGACAACAAcatagtgaagaagaagaagagtttgaAGAGATTTGCGGAGGAGAACAAGGTGGACAAGTCTTGTCTGAGCAGAGTGAAGAGGCAAAGAGGCGGAGATGATGATCACAACAGGGGTTTCTGGTTTGAGCATCTCACCGCGCAGAACTCATCTCAAGCATTACCCTTTTCCTTGACATGTTCAAGTGATGACTATGAAGAAAAGGTTTGGTTTGCACCCAGCGAAGTGATCTCTCAGCCTTTACAGAGTAATAATCCAAACTGGGCTAACTCGGTGATAACCACCGAGTTAGCTGGTTTAGGCGATAAGGACATTGAGAGTAGTAGCCGTCCTGCAGCAGTTAAAGAAGCTTCAGGATCATCAACAAGCGCATCATCAGACAGTCGACACAGAGTACCAGAACCCACAAATGGTTCACGGAATCAATATTCACACAGAGGAGGCAACACGGAGGAAAGGACCATCAACAACAATCACATGAACGACTCGCAGCGAGATTTCGAGCTTGTGAATCTGCTCACTGGATGCTTAGAAGCAATCAGAACAAGAAACATAGCAGCCATAAACCATCTCATTGCAAGAACAGGTGAACTTGCTTCTCCTAGAGGAACAACACCAATGACTCGTCTCATATCTTACTACATCGAAGCTCTCGCTCTAAGAGTCTCACGTATGTGGCCTCACATCTTCCACATCGCACCGCCTCGCGAGTTCGAGAGAACCCTCGAGGACGACGACGCATGGAGGTTCTTGAACCAAGCGACACCGATACCAAAGTTCATTCACTACACAGCGAACGAGATGTTACTCAGAGCGTTTGAAGGGAAAGAGAGAGTTCACATCATCGACTTCGACATCAAGCAAGGCTTACAATGGCCGAGCTTCTTCCAAAGCCTAGCTTCAAGGTCAAACCCGCCGCGCCACGTGCGCATCACGGGCGTCGGAGAATCAAAACACGAGCTCAACGAGACGGGAGACCGCCTCCGCGGGTTCGCGGAGGCGATGAATCTCCCGTTCGAGTTCCATCCCGTCGTTGATAGACTCGAGGACGTTAGGCTGTGGATGCTTCACGTCAAGGAAGGTGAAGCCGTCGCTGTCAACTGCGTCATGCAGATTCACAAGACGCTTTACGACGGAGCCGCGTTTAGAAACTTCGTGGGTTTGGTCAGAAGCACGAACCCAGTCGCTGTCGTTATAGCGGAACAGGAAGCGGAACACGACTCGGCGCAGCTGGAGACGCGTGTGTGTAACTCGCTTAAGTACTACTCGGCGGTTTTTGACGTGATGCACACGCATCTCGGTGCGGATAGCTTGATGAGAGTGAAGATCGAGGAGGTTTTGTTCGGGAGAGAGATCAGGAACATTGTAGCGTGGGAAGGAAGTCATCGGCAAGAAAGGCATGTGGGGTTTGGGCAGTGGAGGAGGATGATGGAGCAGTTAGGGTTCAGGAGTCTTGGAGTCTCGGAGAGAGAGGTTTTGCAGAGCAAGATGCTGCTTAGGATGTATGGAGACGGTGATGAGGGATTCTTCAATGTGGAGAGGAGCGCTGAAGAGGGTGACGGCGGAGGAGTCACGTTACGGTGGTTGGAACAGCCGCTTTACACAATCTCGGCTTGGGGAATTGGGGGAAGTTCTTCGTTTTGA